A region of Streptomyces deccanensis DNA encodes the following proteins:
- a CDS encoding ATP-grasp domain-containing protein — MNVSPLDTRVPAVLLRTDRNPFHHGTLGAVRSLGRAGVEVHLVADCAASPVRSSRFIRATHTPPRPGAGLDEFARVLRQVANRVGRPAVLVALDDASAVAAARLRAELTDRFLLPAGPPDLAEQVADKAELAVLCGRLGLPHPATAVPDSAAEAEAAARELGLPVVAKWSRPWLLPAGSGLRSTVVLRSAGEAAALYRRTERAGSRLLLQAFLPPGLDRDWFFHGYVDRAGVVRCGGPGRKLGAWPPGAGLTTVGRWTPNPQVQALAERLTGALGYRGVFDLDFRREGRTDVYHLLDFNPRPGAQFRLFTDTAGIDVVRALHLDLTGRRVPDGAPVPGRTFVVENYAPLTALRPHPLPCPPSRPGARELAWYARDDRAPGLALWSMWPRHALGRLLAPRAPAPDRHVRAPAERAPDHHRAPDGHRAENSAQNRAGNRAEKRAENEKASSA; from the coding sequence ATGAATGTGTCGCCGCTCGACACCCGCGTTCCGGCCGTACTGCTGCGGACGGACCGCAATCCCTTCCACCACGGAACCCTGGGAGCCGTACGGTCCTTGGGGCGGGCCGGGGTGGAGGTGCATCTGGTCGCCGACTGCGCGGCGAGCCCCGTGCGCAGCTCCCGGTTCATCCGCGCGACCCACACCCCACCCCGCCCGGGGGCCGGTCTCGACGAGTTCGCGCGCGTCCTGCGCCAGGTGGCGAACCGGGTCGGCCGCCCGGCCGTGCTGGTCGCCCTGGACGACGCGAGCGCGGTGGCCGCCGCCCGACTGCGCGCGGAGCTGACGGACCGTTTCCTGCTGCCAGCCGGGCCGCCCGACCTCGCCGAGCAGGTGGCCGACAAGGCCGAACTCGCCGTGCTGTGCGGGCGGCTGGGCCTCCCGCACCCCGCGACCGCCGTCCCCGACAGCGCGGCGGAGGCGGAGGCCGCCGCCCGTGAGCTGGGCCTGCCGGTGGTGGCCAAGTGGAGCCGTCCGTGGCTGCTGCCCGCCGGATCGGGACTGCGCAGCACGGTGGTGCTGCGCTCGGCCGGGGAGGCGGCGGCCCTGTATCGGCGTACGGAGCGGGCGGGCAGCCGGCTGCTGCTCCAGGCCTTCCTGCCGCCGGGGCTGGACCGCGACTGGTTCTTCCACGGCTACGTGGACCGTGCCGGAGTCGTGCGCTGCGGCGGGCCCGGCCGGAAGTTGGGCGCCTGGCCGCCCGGCGCGGGCCTGACCACGGTCGGCCGCTGGACGCCGAACCCCCAGGTGCAGGCCCTGGCGGAGCGGTTGACCGGCGCGCTCGGCTACCGGGGCGTGTTCGACCTCGACTTCCGCCGCGAGGGCCGGACCGACGTCTACCACCTGCTCGACTTCAACCCCCGTCCCGGCGCCCAGTTCCGGCTGTTCACGGACACCGCCGGTATCGACGTCGTACGCGCCCTGCACCTGGACCTGACCGGCCGTCGGGTGCCGGACGGGGCGCCGGTGCCGGGCCGGACCTTCGTCGTGGAGAACTACGCCCCGCTGACCGCGCTGCGCCCCCATCCGCTCCCCTGCCCGCCGTCCCGGCCGGGTGCGCGCGAGCTGGCCTGGTACGCGCGGGACGACCGCGCCCCCGGCCTCGCGCTGTGGTCCATGTGGCCGCGCCACGCGCTCGGCCGACTGCTGGCGCCCCGCGCGCCCGCTCCCGACCGGCACGTACGCGCCCCCGCCGAGCGCGCTCCCGACCATCACCGCGCCCCCGACGGCCACCGGGCGGAGAACAGCGCCCAGAACCGAGCCGGCAACCGCGCCGAGAAGCGTGCCGAGAACGAGAAAGCGAGCAGTGCCTGA
- a CDS encoding GNAT family N-acetyltransferase: MTSTLQTGSSTTLRAELCTDEAEFGELTEAWDRLYRRCGAATPFQNHAWLHSWWLSYGTPGRLRLVLVRDGAELRAAAPLMLVRRPLPTLVPLGCPISDFADVLLDDEHTEQASAALAEGLSAVARTALIDFREVRPGAAVERIYDRWPGPRRKVADSVCLELPAEPMDELLKRLPNSRAQRVRAKLRKLGDLGIEPRAVRADEVDAALRTMLDLHRLQWQDRKVTTEHMRPRFSEHLVRSVGPMVRSGDAVVTEFRLGGDVLAVDVTLLSRRLAGGYLYGAHPRLRERKADVATMLLDACAGHVGSGAQQVLSLLRGAEPYKLRWRPDTVVNQRLLLARRRTAPLLSAAVCDAAARGQGKELVRRWRARKDAKNPKNPETTKKDRGDGGGR, translated from the coding sequence GTGACCAGCACCCTGCAGACGGGGTCGAGCACCACCCTGCGCGCCGAACTCTGCACCGACGAGGCCGAGTTCGGCGAGCTGACCGAGGCCTGGGACCGGCTGTACCGGCGGTGCGGCGCGGCCACCCCGTTCCAGAACCACGCCTGGCTGCACTCCTGGTGGCTGTCGTACGGCACCCCCGGCAGACTCCGTCTGGTCCTGGTCCGCGACGGTGCCGAGCTGCGCGCGGCCGCCCCGCTGATGCTCGTACGGCGTCCGCTGCCCACCCTCGTCCCGCTCGGCTGCCCCATCTCCGACTTCGCGGACGTCCTCCTCGACGACGAGCACACCGAGCAGGCCTCGGCGGCGCTCGCCGAAGGGCTGTCGGCCGTCGCCCGGACGGCGTTGATCGACTTCCGCGAGGTACGGCCGGGCGCCGCCGTCGAACGGATCTACGACCGCTGGCCGGGTCCGCGTCGCAAGGTGGCGGACTCGGTCTGTCTGGAGCTGCCCGCCGAGCCCATGGACGAACTGCTCAAGCGGCTGCCCAACTCCCGGGCCCAGCGGGTGCGTGCCAAGCTCCGCAAGCTCGGCGACCTCGGTATCGAGCCGCGTGCCGTGCGCGCCGACGAGGTGGACGCGGCGCTGCGGACCATGCTGGACCTGCACCGGCTCCAGTGGCAGGACCGCAAGGTGACCACCGAGCACATGCGGCCCCGATTCTCCGAACACCTGGTCCGCTCGGTCGGGCCGATGGTGCGCTCGGGGGACGCCGTGGTGACCGAGTTCCGGCTGGGCGGCGACGTCCTGGCCGTCGACGTCACCCTGCTGTCGCGCCGGCTGGCGGGCGGCTACCTCTACGGCGCCCACCCCCGGCTGCGCGAACGCAAGGCGGACGTCGCCACCATGCTGCTCGACGCCTGCGCCGGGCACGTCGGCTCCGGCGCCCAGCAGGTGCTGAGCCTGCTGCGGGGCGCCGAGCCGTACAAGCTGCGTTGGCGCCCGGACACCGTGGTCAACCAGCGGCTGCTGCTGGCCCGCCGCCGCACCGCACCGCTGCTGTCGGCGGCGGTCTGCGACGCGGCGGCCCGCGGCCAGGGCAAGGAGCTGGTCCGCCGCTGGCGCGCCCGCAAGGACGCGAAGAACCCGAAGAACCCGGAGACCACGAAGAAGGACCGTGGTGACGGCGGCGGGCGGTGA
- a CDS encoding glycosyltransferase, protein MKALHIITGLGVGGAEQQLRLLLRHLPVDCDVVTLTNPGPVADGLTADGVRVTHLGMAGNRDLAALPRLVRLIRAGGYDLVHTHLYRACVYGRIAARLAGVRAVVATEHSLGDSQMEGRRLSAGVRALYLASERLGRSTVAVSPTVADRLKRWGVPAPRIEVVPNGIDLAGFRFDADLRELTRRRLGLPEDAYVVGGVGRLAASKRFDVLIRALAQLPDDCWLLVVGGGAEESVLRRAAQRAGVADRVLLTGERPAAGAPGADLPSLMNAMDVLASPSAEEAFGLAVVEAMASGLPVLYVSCPAIEDLPPESTVGARRVQGGAESFVRALLDVRAQGTRSRAVPAAAQHYCITRSAAQLMDVYAAAVSSTPSPTPPLGVSSV, encoded by the coding sequence GTGAAGGCGCTGCACATCATCACCGGCCTCGGCGTCGGCGGCGCGGAACAGCAACTGCGGCTGCTGCTGCGGCACCTGCCGGTCGACTGCGACGTGGTGACGCTGACCAACCCGGGCCCGGTCGCCGACGGCCTCACCGCCGACGGCGTCCGCGTGACCCACCTCGGCATGGCGGGGAACCGCGATCTCGCCGCGCTCCCCCGGCTGGTGCGGTTGATCCGCGCGGGCGGCTACGACCTCGTCCACACCCATCTCTACCGGGCCTGCGTCTACGGCCGGATCGCCGCCCGGCTGGCGGGGGTCCGCGCGGTCGTCGCCACCGAGCACTCCCTCGGCGACTCGCAGATGGAGGGCAGACGACTCTCCGCCGGCGTGCGCGCCCTCTACCTCGCCAGCGAGCGGCTCGGCCGGTCCACGGTCGCCGTCTCGCCGACCGTCGCCGACCGGCTGAAGCGCTGGGGCGTGCCGGCCCCCCGGATCGAGGTCGTGCCCAACGGCATCGACCTCGCGGGCTTCCGCTTCGACGCGGACCTGCGGGAGCTGACGCGGCGGCGGCTCGGGCTACCGGAGGACGCGTACGTCGTCGGGGGCGTCGGCCGGCTCGCGGCGAGCAAGCGGTTCGACGTATTGATCCGCGCCCTGGCCCAACTGCCGGACGACTGCTGGCTGTTGGTGGTCGGCGGCGGAGCCGAGGAGAGCGTGCTGCGGCGGGCCGCCCAGCGCGCCGGGGTCGCCGACCGGGTCCTGCTCACCGGGGAACGCCCGGCGGCCGGGGCCCCCGGCGCCGATCTCCCCTCCCTGATGAACGCCATGGACGTCCTCGCCTCACCCAGCGCCGAGGAGGCCTTCGGGCTCGCGGTGGTGGAGGCGATGGCATCCGGGCTGCCCGTGCTCTATGTCTCCTGCCCGGCGATCGAGGACCTGCCCCCGGAATCGACCGTGGGCGCCCGACGCGTCCAGGGGGGCGCGGAGTCGTTCGTACGCGCCCTGCTGGACGTCCGCGCGCAGGGCACGCGCTCTCGCGCGGTCCCCGCCGCCGCCCAGCACTACTGCATCACCCGCAGCGCCGCCCAGCTCATGGACGTGTACGCGGCCGCCGTCTCCAGCACGCCCTCGCCGACCCCGCCCTTGGGAGTGAGTTCCGTATGA
- a CDS encoding lipopolysaccharide biosynthesis protein: MTDRTSEHPTDSPTRGSAPLSRVRSLPSWSLLAAGALLGGLAGGAYGVVKAPVYTATSYVVAVPAEGSDPQTALGFAQAYGRVATQVAVLGDAQVWAGVPIGTLRKNVRTATSPDAPMVAVSATSARPDLAADMANAVSRALTRHANDSERSTRVELREFARATRPTEASSASSTVTGLVGTAAGGLLGGLALLVRPRRTPQTPPAASVPGPALAADTHGQL, encoded by the coding sequence ATGACCGACCGTACGTCCGAACACCCGACCGACAGCCCGACCCGTGGGTCGGCTCCCCTCTCCCGCGTCAGGTCCCTGCCCTCCTGGTCCCTGCTCGCCGCCGGCGCGCTGCTCGGGGGGCTGGCCGGGGGCGCGTACGGCGTGGTGAAGGCGCCCGTGTACACCGCCACGAGCTATGTCGTCGCCGTGCCCGCCGAGGGGTCGGACCCCCAGACGGCGCTCGGTTTCGCCCAGGCGTACGGGCGGGTCGCGACCCAGGTCGCGGTGCTCGGGGACGCCCAGGTGTGGGCGGGGGTGCCGATCGGGACGCTGCGGAAGAACGTGCGGACGGCGACGTCGCCGGACGCGCCGATGGTCGCCGTGTCGGCCACCTCCGCACGGCCGGACCTCGCCGCCGACATGGCCAACGCCGTCTCACGCGCGCTGACCCGGCACGCGAACGACTCCGAACGGTCCACGCGCGTCGAGCTGCGGGAGTTCGCCCGCGCGACCAGGCCGACCGAGGCGTCCTCGGCGTCGTCGACGGTGACCGGTCTGGTGGGCACCGCCGCCGGCGGGCTGCTCGGCGGGCTCGCCCTGCTGGTCCGGCCCCGACGCACCCCACAGACACCACCCGCCGCCTCCGTACCGGGCCCCGCTCTCGCCGCAGACACCCACGGTCAGCTGTGA
- a CDS encoding NAD(P)-binding domain-containing protein, which translates to MYDLLVVGAGPYGLSIASHAAAAGLSLRVLGRPMASWRDHMPPGMFLKSEPWASNLSDPEGRWRLDVYCAQRGVEARHGLPIPVGTFASYGLWFARNAVPPVDERTVACVRRRCGGFEAVLTDGDVVRARTVVLAVGVIPFVEVPPVFRELSADRVSHSSHHHDLGRFRGRDVTVIGGGQAALETAALLAEQGTRARVLARSPHLRWNDVPPPLVRPALHSVRSPHSGLGCGWRNWFYAERPGWYRRLPEARRVRVAAEALGPAGAWWLRDRVERTVEVRLGQEVAVAYETGDGVRLETVDRSGELTSLDTEHVIAATGFRAGCDRLDLLSPEVRADLVPLSDGSPAVGRDFESTVPGLFLAGLTTAAGFGPAMRFVHGASFTAPTLVRGVRRRLRSGVPGGRIPVPGARADLASTAGS; encoded by the coding sequence ATGTACGACCTGCTGGTGGTGGGCGCCGGCCCGTACGGCCTGTCCATCGCGTCCCACGCCGCGGCCGCCGGGCTGAGCCTGCGCGTCCTCGGCCGGCCCATGGCGTCCTGGCGGGACCACATGCCGCCCGGCATGTTCCTCAAGTCCGAGCCGTGGGCCTCCAACCTCTCCGATCCCGAGGGGCGTTGGCGCCTCGACGTGTACTGCGCGCAGCGTGGCGTCGAGGCCCGCCACGGGCTGCCGATCCCGGTCGGCACCTTCGCCTCCTACGGGCTGTGGTTCGCCCGGAACGCCGTTCCCCCCGTCGACGAACGGACGGTGGCATGCGTCCGGCGCCGCTGCGGCGGCTTCGAGGCGGTCCTGACCGACGGCGACGTGGTCCGCGCCCGTACGGTGGTCCTCGCCGTCGGTGTGATCCCCTTCGTCGAAGTCCCGCCCGTGTTCCGCGAGTTGTCCGCCGACCGGGTCTCCCACAGCAGCCACCACCACGACCTCGGCCGGTTCCGCGGCAGGGACGTCACGGTGATCGGCGGTGGCCAGGCGGCACTGGAGACGGCCGCGCTCCTCGCCGAACAGGGCACCAGGGCCCGGGTGTTGGCCCGCTCCCCCCACCTCCGCTGGAACGACGTGCCACCCCCGCTGGTGCGCCCCGCGCTGCACTCGGTCCGCTCCCCGCACAGCGGCCTGGGCTGCGGCTGGCGCAACTGGTTCTATGCCGAGCGGCCCGGCTGGTACCGCCGTCTGCCTGAGGCGCGACGGGTGCGAGTGGCCGCCGAGGCGCTCGGACCCGCGGGTGCCTGGTGGCTGCGCGACCGCGTCGAGCGCACCGTCGAGGTACGGCTCGGCCAGGAGGTCGCCGTGGCGTACGAGACGGGCGACGGCGTGCGCCTGGAGACGGTCGACCGGAGCGGCGAGCTGACCTCGCTGGACACCGAACACGTCATCGCGGCCACGGGGTTCAGGGCCGGGTGCGACCGGCTGGATCTGCTCTCGCCGGAGGTGCGCGCGGACCTCGTGCCCCTGTCCGACGGCTCGCCCGCCGTCGGGCGGGACTTCGAGTCCACGGTCCCCGGCCTGTTCCTCGCGGGCCTGACCACGGCCGCCGGCTTCGGCCCCGCGATGCGCTTCGTGCACGGCGCGTCGTTCACGGCGCCCACCCTCGTACGAGGCGTGCGGCGGCGGCTGCGCTCAGGGGTGCCCGGCGGCCGGATCCCGGTGCCGGGGGCACGAGCCGACCTGGCGTCCACCGCCGGGTCGTGA
- a CDS encoding glycoside hydrolase family 26 protein: MAPQQRRHRHRRSRGRRLALVAAGVVASFALASVPVYAGGTQLVVRVTDPPAPATPATSTTPATPTVSPAPTVPAAPTAPLVPNASVAPQGTSPLPATPSQTPKPPEQLPAMGAYLHYGPRGVARIAELSDWLGGSDLRVAHTYLPGDRWSNIEGLPGFLDSWAEWRRDEDDRMFVLNVPMMERNEEGVSDWEVRALLRRAAAGQFDHHYRRLAQRLVELKIPDTVIVLGWEMNGITYTHRCGPDPESWKKYWNRIVTTMRAVPGQKFKFDWTPNRGRDAIPWTQCYPGDDTVDIIGMDSYDQPRGITFDEQVKEPYGLQAHVDFAKAHKKPISYAEWGLFRNGDNPEYMRRMLAWMDEHKPLYNTLTDYCPHGVWQCAANPKAAQVYRSMLFGRDTDASATPKPTPTPTPTPTPTPTPKPAPTTPVRPPNCSPLELGDWVEYWIGGKLCIRTDWWARYR; encoded by the coding sequence ATGGCTCCACAACAGCGGCGGCATCGGCACAGGCGGTCCCGCGGCAGACGGCTGGCGCTCGTCGCGGCCGGCGTGGTCGCGTCGTTCGCCCTCGCGTCGGTCCCGGTGTACGCCGGGGGCACGCAGCTGGTGGTCCGGGTGACCGACCCACCGGCTCCGGCGACCCCGGCCACTTCCACGACCCCGGCCACTCCCACGGTGTCTCCGGCCCCCACGGTCCCGGCCGCTCCGACGGCACCCCTCGTCCCGAACGCGTCCGTCGCGCCGCAGGGCACCTCGCCCCTGCCGGCCACTCCCTCCCAGACCCCGAAGCCTCCGGAGCAGCTGCCGGCCATGGGCGCCTATCTGCACTACGGGCCCCGTGGCGTCGCCCGGATCGCCGAGCTGAGCGACTGGCTCGGCGGCTCCGACCTGCGGGTGGCGCACACCTATCTGCCGGGCGACCGCTGGTCCAACATCGAGGGGCTGCCCGGCTTCCTGGACTCCTGGGCGGAGTGGCGGCGCGACGAGGACGACCGGATGTTCGTCCTCAACGTGCCCATGATGGAGCGCAACGAGGAGGGCGTCTCCGACTGGGAGGTCCGCGCGCTGCTGCGCCGCGCAGCCGCCGGTCAGTTCGACCACCACTACCGCCGACTCGCGCAGCGGCTGGTCGAGTTGAAGATCCCGGACACGGTGATCGTGCTCGGCTGGGAGATGAACGGCATCACGTACACCCATCGCTGCGGGCCCGACCCGGAGAGCTGGAAGAAGTACTGGAACAGGATCGTCACCACGATGCGCGCGGTGCCGGGCCAGAAGTTCAAGTTCGACTGGACCCCGAACCGCGGCCGGGACGCCATTCCCTGGACGCAGTGCTATCCGGGGGACGACACGGTCGACATCATCGGCATGGACTCCTACGACCAGCCGCGCGGAATCACCTTCGACGAGCAGGTGAAGGAACCGTACGGTCTGCAGGCACACGTCGATTTCGCGAAGGCGCACAAGAAGCCCATCTCCTATGCGGAATGGGGACTCTTCCGCAACGGCGACAACCCGGAGTACATGCGGCGCATGCTCGCCTGGATGGACGAGCACAAGCCGCTCTACAACACGCTCACGGACTACTGCCCGCACGGTGTCTGGCAGTGCGCAGCCAACCCGAAGGCGGCCCAGGTGTACCGGTCGATGCTCTTCGGCCGTGACACGGACGCGTCCGCCACCCCGAAGCCGACGCCCACACCCACGCCCACCCCGACGCCGACCCCCACGCCGAAGCCGGCTCCCACCACGCCCGTACGCCCGCCGAACTGCTCGCCGCTGGAGCTGGGCGACTGGGTGGAGTACTGGATCGGCGGGAAGCTCTGCATCCGCACGGACTGGTGGGCGCGCTACCGGTGA